The Roseibium sp. Sym1 nucleotide sequence CACACGCTTTCGTCGGCAAGGCGCACATGCATGGCGTCGGCATCCGCAGTCGAATGCACGGCCACCGTCGAGATGCCGAGTTCCTTGCAGGCACGCAGGATGCGCAGCGCGATCTCGCCGCGATTGGCAATGAGAATTTTGGAGAACATGGCCACATCGGCTCCTTATTCGACGATGATGAGCGGTTCGCCGAATTCCACCGGCTGGGCATCGTCAACCAGGATCTGCTTCACGGTGCCGGACTTGGTGGAGGGAATGTGGTTCATGGTCTTCATGGCTTCGATGATCAGGATCGTCTGGCCCTCGGTGACCTTGTCGCCAACCTGAATGAACACGGGGGCACCGGGTTCCGGTGCAAGATAGGCCGTGCCCACCATCGGTGACGACACGGTGGTCCCCGACGAGGCCGGTTCCGCGGGAGCTGCGGGCGCAGCGGCCGGGGCCGCGGCTGCGGGAGCTGCGGCAGGTGCCGCCGGAGGCGCGACATTGACCGGCGCACTGATCGTCATCTGCCGGGCCACGCGAATGCGGGTGTCACCCTGTTCCAGTTCGATTTCCGAGAGATTTGTCTCGTCCAGCAGGACGGCGAGATCCCGGATCAGGGCCGTGTCGAATTTCTTGTTATCATTACGCATCATGTCGTTTGGCTCTCATACTCGGTCCGCAAGCAGCGCGGCAGGCCGGTCCACGGGATGACCGCTCCATGTGTTCATGGGGTCTGTCCCGTCTGTTCCGGAGCCCTCTGTCCTGCAGGGCTGTCAGAAACTTCCCGGTGAAACCGCGCTCCTTGCGCCGTCGCTTCCGGACGGACAAAGATCTTTTGGCCCGTCTCCTCACGGGAGGCGGGCCAAGCTTCTTATAGGGATTCAATTGTATCAGGAAAACCCCCGATTTCTCATTGACATCGAGGTTACGACGTTTCCAACAGCCTAATACCGGGCGCTCCGGTTCAGCAGGTGGTCTGATCGCAATTCAAAAGCGCATCGATTTTCTCGTTGAGAGCGTCATAGCCGACGGCTCCCATGACAACCTCGTTGCCGATCACATAGGACGGTGTGCCTGTCAGGCCGAGCCGGTTGGCAAGGGCATAGACTTCCTCGATGGTTTGTCCTGCCTCATCCGTTTTCATGGCGGCGAGCAGGTCTTCCTCGGCGATGCCGACAGAGCTGGCGGCTTCCAGGGCACTGGCCTGGTTGGCCTGACCGCGGCTGAGCAGCAGTTCCTCGTGGAAGTCGGCGTATTTTTCCGGCGCTACGGAGTTCACCGCCACGGCGACCTGTGCGGCTTCGACCGAGCCCTGACCCAGGACCGGGAATTCCTTCAGGACCACTTTCAGATCGGGATTGCCTTCAATCAGCTTGACCATGTCGCCATGGGCGCGTTTGCAGTAGCCGCAATTGTAGTCAAAGAACTCGACAAGCGTGACGGATCCTTCCGGATTGCCGAGCACGACCTGGCGTGTGGAGTTGAACAGAATGTCGGCACTGTCGGTCAGGGTCTGCAGGCGCGCGGCTTCGGCGGCTTCCTTCTCGCGGCGGTCCAGTTCCGTCAGGGCCTCGGCAATCACTTCCGGGTTTGCCAGAAGATACTCCCGTACGATCTTTTCGATCTCCGCGCGGTCGCGGTCCTGTGCGGAAGCGGGCAGGGCCAGGAGGGACAGAAGCAGCGCGCAGATCGAAAGGATGCGCATCAGCACCGGCGGATAAAGGGGCCGGATCGTTTGCAGTGAGTTGGTCATCAGGGGCTCCTCGGGCGGCGTTTTCGTTTCCGTGGGATCCGCCGCCATGCGTGTCACAGGTCTTATCGGCGATTCGGTAGATTAGGTGGGTTGTACGCGACAATGTCGTCCGCTTGAAGCCATGCCGGCGATCCGCGCTTCAAACTTTTTTGAGCACGGGCCGCGTAACGCTTCGCGGCCTGGAAATCGCCGGTGACCATGAGCCCCCTCGCGGTCGCCAGATCCGCCTCGGCGCGCTCGCCCTGCCGGCCATGCGCAATCGCCAGCTGACTGTAGGCCACGCCCGAGTTGGGGTCGCGTTGAATGGCCTGTTTCAGGATCCGTTCGGCCTCTGGCAGCCTCGCGTTGTCATTCGAGGCGACCAGCGCATAACCCAGCCAGACCAGGAACTGGGGCTCGTTCGGCTTGAAGGAAAGTGCCTTGCGGAAAGGCGCGATGGCGCGCTTGGGATCCCCGCCTTCCAGAAGGGCCTGGCCTTTGAGTTCGTAATAGTAGGGATTGTTCGGCTGGCTGCGGATCAGTGCGTCGATTTCCTTGACCGCTCCCTTGCCGCGGCTCTTCATCGTGGCGATCGCACGAGCGTATTGGGCGGCCGGGCTCTTGTCGCTGCGCGGGTAGGCCCTGAGGGTTGCGGACGGATGGCTGGTGTAGGCGAAGAGCTTTGCGCGCACCTGCTCGTGCCGGTATTGCAGGACATAGTCCTCCGGCTGATCAAAATATTTCGATTTCTGGGCGTCGCGCAGGAGACCGTTGTAGCGGTCCTGGGCCATCGGGTGGCTTTGTGCGTAAGGGTCCGCATACTGGCTCTTGAACATTTGCTGTTCGGACATGCGCTGGAAGGTCTTGAGCATGCCGCGGGCACTCTGGCCGGTGGCATTCAGGTAGCGCAAGGCGGCCCGGTCAGCGGCGGCTTCCTCGCCGCGCTGGTAGGACAGAAGGGAACGCTGGCCCACAGAACCGGCGCCGACGATCAGGGCACCACCACCCGAGGCCACGCCGCCGGAGCCGGAAGCCGCACCGGCCGCAGCGGCACCGGCCCCGACGATCATGCCGATCACGGACATGATCTGGGCATTCGCGGCCGCGCTGCGCAGACGCACAAGGTGGCGCCCCGCGATATGGCCGGTTTCATGTGCGATGACGCCGATGACCTCGCTGGGAGTGTCGGCTTCCATCAGGACGCCGATGTTTATGAACATGCGCCGGCTGTTCGGGACAAAAGCGTTGAAGCTCTTGTCATTGACCAGGATGATCTCAGGTTCCGAGTTGGCAATTCCTGCTGCCTTGAAGATCGGTTTGGCATAGTCGCGCAGCAGGGCTTCCGCCTCCGCGTCCCGCACGAGGGGCAGTTTTCCGCGTTGCGCCGCAGCCGGCGTGATTGCCAGCGGCAGCAGCAGTGCCATGGACAGGACGGAGGCCATGGTTTTCCGGACTGGACTGAAACCGGACTTGGGTCGCAACGGGGTGGAACCAGACAGGGTGCGCGGCAAGGTTCGTATTCTCCACTGATCTCAAGGAGCGCCATCCACGCTCATCGTTCTTTTCTGTGGCGAAGGTATGGAGTGCCGTGGTTCGGGTCAAGAATACCCGGATTACAAACAGGTCAGAAACGGTGCCGGAGGGCGGCGATACCGGCACATGCGGCGACCATTCGCGTTGCATCGCGCCGGAAAATTCGCGATAGGGGAGGTCCCTTCGAGCCGTATCAGCAGGACACCATGACCAAAAGCGCGTTTCAGCCCTCCCGCCGCAGCGATGTCGCCCCCTTCATTGCCATGGATGTTCTGGCCGAAGCGGCAAGACTGGAGGCCGAGGGGCGCAAGATCATACACATGGAAGTGGGCCAGCCCTCGGCGCCGGCACCGGGGGCCGCCCTGGAGGCCGCCCGCCTGGCCCTGGAACACGGCCGGCTCGGCTATACGGAGGCTCTCGGGATCGCGCCGCTGCGCCAGGCGCTTGCAGTTCATTACAGGAGCACCTACGGGGTCGATGTTCCCGTCGAACGGATCATGGCGACGACCGGTTCCTCGGCCGGCTTCAACCTGGCGTTTCTCGCCGCCTTCGACCCGGGAGACAGGGTGGTCCTGACCGCGCCCGGGTATCCTGCCTATCGCAACATCCTGAAAGCCCTCGGACTGGTGCCGGTGGAGATCGAGGTAGGTGCGGAAACGCGCTGGAGCCTGACACCGGATCTTCTGGACAGGGCACAGGCGGAAGGCCCCGTGAAAGGCGTGCTGGTGGCAAGTCCCGCCAATCCGACGGGGACCATGATGACCCCGGAAGCGCTGGATGATCTTGTCCGCTATTGCGAAGAGGCCGGCATCTGGTTCATCTCGGACGAGATCTATCATGGCCTGGACTATGCGGCGGGCCAGAAAAGCGCGCTGGAAACGTCGGACAACGTCATCGTCATCAACAGCTTCTCGAAATATTACTGCATGACGGGATGGCGCATCGGCTGGATGGTTCTGCCGGAACAACTGGTTCGTCCGGCCGAGCGAATTGCTCAGAGCCTCTATATCTCGCCGCCTGAACTCTCGCAGATCGCGGCCACCGCAGCTCTTGGCGCCGTGCAGGAACTGGAAGCCGTCAAGGCCGTCTACGCGGCCAATCGCGATCTTCTGGTGTCCGGACTGCCGCGCGTAGGGCTCGACAGGCTGTTGCCGGTCGACGGGGCGTTCTACATCTATGCCGATATCAGCCGGTTCAGCTCCGACAGCCTCGCATTCGCCCGGCAGATCCTCCAGGAAGCCGGTGTCGCGGCAACGCCCGGCGTTGATTTCGACCCGGTCCACGGTCACGATTTCCTGAGGTTCTCGTTCGCCGGTGCGCATGAGGACATGCAGGAGGCGTTGCAGCGCCTGTCCCGTTTCCTCACCTGACGGCCGGATGGTTCGGCGCAAGCCGGAACCAGACAGAAAAGGCGGCCGGTGGCCGCCTTTTCCTCTTGTCAGATAAACCTCAGGCTCAGAAGAACGAGCGGCCGCGTTGCCACCAGCCGACGCGCTTCGGCTTGTCTTCTTCCTGCTCGTTACCGGAAGTTTCGCTGGTCACGACCGGTTCGGCCGACGCTGCTTCCTCGGCCTTTTCCGCGGTCTCGTTGGCGACTGGCTGTTCGGAGGTCGGTGTCTCCACGACAATCGTGCCTTGATCGCCGTCCTCTTCTCCTGCGGTAGCAACCTCACCATCGCGTTCGGACTCCGCGGCAACTTCCCCTTCGGTCGGGGACGCATCCGTGGTGGCGTCTGCCGGAGACTCCGAAGGGGCTTCGTTGCCTTCTTCCGAAGAGGCCGCGCTTGCTGCATCTGCGTCCTCGACGGCCGGTGCCGGGGGCTCGGCCGACTGCTCGGATGCATCCATTTCCGCTGCGACGGCGGGTTCGGCTTCATCCTGCGGCTGTTCGGCGTCGGCATTGCTGTCGTCGGCGGACTGTGCGTCACCGGCCTCGGCTGCAGCGTTGTCACCTTCGCCGTTGCGGCGGCCACGACGACCGCCCCGGCGGCCACGACGGCGCTTGCGGCGGGGCTCGTCGTCCGAGCTGTCGTCGTCTTCCGAGCGGGCGTCCTGAGTCTGAGCGCTGTCGGAGTCGGTTTCGTCGTCACCCGCGGACGCCTGACGGTTGTCACCATCGTCCTGCTGATTGTCCGAACCGCCTCTCCGGCGCTTGCGGCGGCGGCGGCGGCGGCGGCCATCGCCCTCGGAATCGTCGTCCTGTGCGCTCTCCAGGTAGTCGTCGGGCTGTTCGGTTTCCTCGTCGATGATCTCGATCGTGTCGGGTTGAACCGTCGGCGAAGGAGTGGGGAAACGGTCCCGGTCGACCGCAGCACCACGCTCGAGCACATAAAGCTGGCCGTTGACCATATCGTCGGCGTGCACCTCGATCTCGATCGCGAAACGGGTCTCGAGATCGACCAGGTTGGTGCGCTTCTGGTTGAGAATGTAGAGCGCCACCTGGGTGGTGGTGCGGATGATCAGGTTGTGCGAGGCCCCCTTGAGGAGGTTGTCCTCGATCGACCGCAGCACATGCAGGGCAACCGATTCCACCGAGCGGATCATGCCGGTGCCCTGGCAATGCGGACAGGGTGTCGTCGAGCTTTCCAGAACGCCCGTGCGAATACGCTGGCGGGACATTTCCAGAAGGCCGAAATGAGAGATCCGGCCGACCTGGATGCGGGCCCGGTCGTTCTTCAGGCAATCCTTGAGCTTGCGTTCGACGGACCGGTTGTTCTTCGACTCTTCCATGTCGATGAAGTCGATCACGACGAGGCCGGCCAGATCACGCAGACGCAACTGCCGGGTAACCTCTTCCGCGGCCTCCAGGTTGGTCTGAAGTGCCGTGTCCTCGATATTGTGCTCGCGGGTCGACTTGCCGGAGTTCACGTCGATCGAGACCAGCGCCTCGGTCTGGTTGATGACAATGTAGCCGCCGGACTTGAGCGTCACCTGTGGCGAGAACATCGCGTCGAGCTGTGGTTCGACGCCATAGCGGATGAACAGGGGCGAGGGGTCCCGGTAGGGCTGGACGTTCTTGGCATGGCTCGGCATGAGCATGCGCATGAAGTCCTTCGCCTCGCGGTAGCCCTCGTCACCGGCCACAAGGACTTCGTTGATGTCCTTGTTGTAAAGGTCGCGGATCGAGCGCTTGACCAGGCTGCCCTCCTCGTAGACGAGGCTTGGGGCGCTCGATTTGAGGGTCAACTCCCGGACATTTTCCCAGAGCCGCATCAGGTATTCGAAATCGCGCTTGATTTCGGCCTTCGTGCGGCTGGCACCGGCGGTGCGCAGGATCACGCCCATGCCTTCCGGCACCTCCAGTTCCGAGGCGATCTTCTTGAGACGCTTGCGGTCGGTCGGCTGGGTGATCTTGCGGGAAATGCCGCCGCCACGCGCGGTGTTCGGCATGAGCACGGAATAGCGGCCGGCCAGGGACAGGTAGGTTGTCAGGGCCGCGCCCTTGTTGCCGCGTTCTTCCTTGACGACCTGCACCAGAATGATCTGGCGGCGCTTGATGACTTCCTGGATCTTGTACTGCTTGCGCATCGGTACGACACGCTCCGGAACTTCTTCCATGGCGTCTTCGGCACCGACAGACTCGACCGCGTCGTCATCGGATTCGCCGTCATCGTCGTCATCGTTCTTGCGGCGGCGGCGGCGACCACGTGCCCGGGTCGGAGCCGCTTCGACCTCTTCGGTGTCGTCTTCGTCTTCCTGGGCGCTGGCGTCGGCGTCGTCCTCGTCGGCGTCGCCGGTTTCGTCGTCGGAACGCGCACTCACGGACGCATCTTCGGCTTCGTCACCGGATGCGGCTTGTTCGTTCACATCGCTGGTGCCGTTTTCGTCACCGGCGGCGTCTGCGGTGCCGTCCGCGTCCTCGGACGCGTCGTCTTCAATTTTTTCGCTGGCGACGGTCTCGGCGGCTGCCTCGTTCTTCGCGGCGCGGGAACGGCGCCGGCGCTTCGGTTTCTCGTCCGCGTCCGAATCGTCACGCTGACGATCGGCAGCCTCGGCCGCGAGCAGGGCTTCGCGGTCGGCGACCGGGATCTGGTAATAGTCTGGATGAATTTCGCTGAAAGCGAGGAACCCGTGCCGGTTTCCACCATACTCGACGAAAGCTGCCTGAAGCGAAGGCTCGACCCGCGTTACTTTCGCCAGATAGATATTCCCGCGCAGCTGCTTTCGGTTTGCTGCCTCGAAGTCGAATTCTTCAACCCGATTGCCACGCACGACGACAACCCGGGTCTCTTCCGGGTGGCCCGCGTCGATCAGCATTTTGTTTGCCATTATTGAACGTCTCCACGGCAGCGCTCATGGGCGCGTATGCAAAACGCGCATCGCCCGAAAGGAGGATGGCTGCCGTACTTGTTTTGCTAAGATGTGCAAGGGCGTCTGCGCCCGGCGCGGTCGTATGATCAACGCAAGCGGCCGCAAAAGCGGTTCCTTGCTGAATGTCGATCACCATGTGCATCGCGCGGGTCCTTCGGGGCAACGCAGGCCCTTGAGTTAAGTCGTTGTACTGTTGTCCGGTGTGCAGGTTTGGCTTCGCCGCTTGACCTGCATCCGGTTTCGGAAGGGTTCGCCCTTTTTCATATCCGCCGCGAACCTCGCCGGAAAAACTGCCAATTGATCAGGGCATCACGTTGCGAGGCGGGGCGGTCTCAAAGAGGTGCCGATACCTTTTCCGCCGCCTTCCAGACGCTGTCGCGGAGCATCAGGACGGCCTCTGTCCTGCTGCCCGGAAGCCTGGGAATGCGATGACGTTGTGGATAGACACCCATGTCCGCCATCCGGGAAGGTATCGGTATCAAACCGAAATCCGTAAGGTACTATTACGTTCCGCCGCGCCGCATTGCAAGCAATGTGAATTGGATAAGGCATTTTCCTCTGGTCGCGGTTGGCGTATGACAGGGCGGGCGTGTTCTCCGCCACACGGTTCAAAAGCATGATGGCCGGAACAATTGAATTGATACGTGATACAAAACCCCAGGTGGATCTTGGTCTGATGAGCGGTGGACGTCTGTTGAGACGCTTGGCGATGGTCCTCGCCCTGCTGGCGGCTGCCATATCGGCACAGGCGGGGCCGGCGGTTGCCGAGGCGGACAAGCCGGTCGTCACCGGGGCTCGGGTGGCCGGCGACGAGTCGCGGACGCGATTCGTGCTCGACATGGACCGTCAGGTCACACCTGTTATCTCGGGACTGCCCAGCCCGTACCGGCTGATCATCGACCTGCCGGAGGTGACCTTCTCCCTTCCGGCCGATGCCGGCAAGGAGGGGCGGGGCCTTGTCGGCGACTGGCGTTTCGGCCTTTTCGCGACCGGCAAGTCGCGCGTCGTCATGGATCTGACCGGCCCGGTCAAGGTCGACAAGACCTTCTTTCTGCCTGCCGTTGACGATCAGCCGGCCCGCCTGGTCGTGGATCTTGTGCGTTCGTCCGCGAAGGATTTCGACGCATTTGTCGAATCATCGAAGGTGAAGAAAAGCGCCCAGGTCACGAAACCTGCGCCGAAGAGCGACCGGTTGACGGATCCAAAGGAAAAGGACAAGCCGCTGATTGTCCTTGATCCCGGCCATGGCGGCATCGACAGCGGCGCAACCGGCGTTCATGGAGCGCTGGAAAAGGCGATCGTGCTGGACTTCGCAAATCTGTTGAAGGCGAAACTCGACGAAAGCGGGCTTTACACGGTGGAACTGACGCGCGATGACGACACGTTCGTGCCGCTGTCGCGCCGTGTGGAGATCGGTCACGAGCTGGAAGCGGACCTGTTCATCTCGATCCATGCCGATTCCGTGCGCCGCGGGCAGAAATTCGCGCGTGGTGCGACGGTCTACACAATCTCGGACAAGGCCTCCGACCAGCTTTCCGAGGATCTCGCCGTTTCGGAAAACATGTCTGACGTGATCGCAGGTGTCGATCTGGACGAGGAGCCTACCGATGTCACCGATATCCTGCTGGACCTTGCGCGCCGGGAGACGCGGTCATTCTCGGTCTATTTCGCGCGGTCTCTCGTCAGCGAGCTGGAAAGTGCCGTCCGGCTGATCAACAATCCGCACAGGTCGGCGGGTTTCCGGGTGCTGAAGGCGCACGACGTGCCTTCCGTTCTCGTGGAGCTCGGCTACCTGTCGAACGAACATGACGAGAAACTTCTGATCTCAGACGAATGGCGCGAGCGCATGGCCAGTGCCATGACGGAGGCCGTGCACGGGTTTTTCAGGCCCCGGCTGGCCCGACAGCAAGAGGCACCATCGCAGTAAAAACATTGAATTGCCTTGTAAAACCGGAGGGTCGTGCCGGAATTGCCTCAGCATCGCCATATTAGTGCACGAGGAAGGCGGACAAGTTTGTGCGACAGTCGGTATCTGGGCGTGCCGTGTTCAGGTTTCCGTGTTAAAAGCCGGAGACGACTGAGCGCAACGATCTCAGACTGATTCAAAGACGGGGAAAGACGAGCCCGCGGTATGAAATTCCTGGTGAAGTTTTTTGGCTACCTGTTCGGAATCGGGGCGGTGTTCGCGCTTCTGATTGCGGCCGGCGTGTGGATGTATCTGCAGACCCTTTCAGAGGATCTGCCGGACTATACAGCGCTGAAGAATTACGAGCCTCCGGTCATGACCCGCGTTCATGCCGCGGACGGCAGCCTGATGGCCGAATACGCGACACAGAGGCGCATGTTCCTGCCGATCCAGGCGATTCCAGACCGGGTGAAGCAGGCGTTCATCGCGGCGGAAGACAAGAACTTCTACAAACATATCGGGGTGGACCCGGAAGGCATTGCCCGTGCGGTCGTGAGGCTCGTTCAGAACTACGGCTCCGGACGGCGCCCGGAAGGCGCTTCGACCATCACCCAGCAGGTGGCGAAGAACTTTCTCCTGTCGGACCTCGTGAGCGAAGAGCGCCAACGCCGTTCCGCCGCCTACGAGCGCAAGGTCAAGGAAGCGATCCTCTCGCTCAGGATCGAGCAGGCCTACACCAAGGACGAGATTCTCGAACTCTATCTCAACGAGATCTATTTCGGCTTCGGCGCCTACGGCGTGGCCGCTGCCTCGCTGATCTATTTCGACAAGTCGGTGCATGAACTGACGCTCGAAGAGATCGCCTACATGGCGGCGTTGCCCAAGGGGCCGAGCAACTATCATCCCTACCGGAAGACCGAAGCGGCGATCGCGCGCCGCAACTACGTGCTCGACCGCATGATGGCCGATGGCTACATCAGCACGGAGGACGGCGAGGAAGCCAAGCAGAAGCCGATCGTGGTCAAGCCGCGCGAAACCGGCTCGCGGCTGTTTGCCGCCGAGTATTTCACCGAGGAGGTCCGGCGCGAAGTTGCCGATATCTTTGGCGACAAGCGTCTCTACGAGGGCGGGCTGTCGGTGCGCTCGACCCTGGATCCGGAAATGCAGAAACTGGCGCGCAAGTCGCTGATGGACGGCCTGATCGATTTCGATCACAAGCGCGGCAGCTGGAGGGGACCGGTCGACCGGATCACTCTTGGCGCCGACTGGGGCGTGGACCTTGCCAAGGTCGAGGCGCTCAGCGACATTCCCGAGTGGCAGCTCGCCGTGGTTCTGGAAAGCGGCAGCGACCAGGCACAGGTTGGCATTCAGCCGAAAAACCTGGTCAGCGGAAAGCTGTCCGACGAACGCCAGACCGGTGCGCTGTTTCTTGAAACCATGAAATGGGCCCGGGTCAACGGGAGGGCGCCAGGTTCCGTGTCCGACGTTCTTGCGCCGGGCGATGTGGTCTACGTTCAGGAAAGCGATGTCGCGCCCGGCACCTTCGAGTTGCGCCAGATCCCGAAGGTCTCCGGCGCGCTGGTTGCGATGGATCCCTATACCGGGCGTGTTCTGGCACTCGTCGGTGGCTTCAGCTTCGCGCAGAGCGAATTCAACCGCGCCACCCAAGCCTACCGCCAGCCCGGTTCGTCCTTCAAGCCGTTCCTTTATGCAGCGGCTCTCGACAACGGCTACACACCGTCTTCGGTGATCATGGACGCGCCGCTGGAAATCAGCCAGGGGCCGGGCCTGGGAACCTGGCGTCCGCAGAATTATGGCGGCAAATTCTACGGTCCGTCGACTTTGCGCACGGGCATCGAACTGTCCAGAAACGTCATGACGGTGCGTCTTGCCCAGGACATGGGCATGCCGCTGGTGGCCGAGTATGCCAAGCGGTTCGGTATCTACGACAACATGCTTCCGGTGCTGTCCATGTCGCTGGGAGCCGGGGAAACCACGGTGCTGCGTCTGACCACCGCCTATGCGACCATCGCAAATGGCGGCAAGAAGGTGCGTCCGACCCTGATCGACAGGATCCAGGATCGCTATGGACGCACGATCTACAAGCATGACAGCCGCATCTGCGACGGCTGCACCCAGGACATCTGGGAAGGGCAGGGCGAACCGTCGCTGATCGATGACCGGGAGCAGGTACTCGATCCGATGACGGCCTACCAGATCACCTCGATGATGGAAGGCGTGGTCCAGCGCGGCACGGCAACGCGTGTTCGCGCCGTCGGACGCCCGGTCGCCGGCAAGACGGGAACCACCAACGACGAGAAAGACGCCTGGTTCATGGGGTTCACCCCGGATCTCGCGGTCGGTGTGTTCGTCGGCTACGACAATCCCAAGCCGATGGGACGTGGTGCCACAGGCGGCCAGGTTGCCGCTCCGATCTTCGTGAACTTCGTCAAGCAGGCGCTCGCGGAAAAACCGCCGGTGGAGTTCCGCGTGCCCAAGGGACTTCAGCTGATCGCCATCAACCGCAGGACGGGCCAAAGGGCTGCACCGGGGACACCTGGTGCGATTCTGGAAGCGTTCAAGCCGGGAATGGCTCCGAACGACAGTTATTCGGTGATCGATTTCCAGAGCTCCATGGGTGTGCCCACCGCAGTGTCGCCGGAAGCCGCCGGCGCCGTCTTCAACGGAACAAGCGGGCTTTACTGATCCCGGATTTCAACGGGGCGGCGCCGCGTTCTCGCGGAGGCCGCCCCGACTGTTTACAGGGACATGCCACGCGGGTAATGTCCCGCTCCAATTCGCGGCCCGACGTCCTGTTGTTGGACGGGCGGGCCGAATCCAGAACAACAAGCGAGGTATCCGATGCGCGCCGAAATGGAAGCGATCGTCGATGAAATCAAGCAGGCCATAAGCCTGCTGAGGAGGCATCTTTGACTGGGACCAGGCTCTTGTCCGTCTGGACGAACTGAATGCCCTGTCGGAGGATCCCGACCTCTGGAACGATCCGGGCAAAGCGCAGAAGCTGATGCGCGAACGCCAGCAGCTTGATGACGGTATCAGCGGCGTCAGGGAGCTGGAACAGGATCTGTCCGACAATGTCGAGCTGATCGAACTCGGCGAAATGGAAGACGACAAGTCCGTTGTCGAGGACGCGGAGGCGGCGCTGCGCGGCCTGAAGGACAAGGTCAACAAGCTTCAGCTCCAGTCCCTCCTTTCCGGCGAGGCCGACGCAAACGATACCTATCTTGAAATCAACTCCGGCGCGGGTGGCACGGAAAGCCAGGACTGGGCTTCTATGCTGTTGCGCATGTATCGCCGCTGGGCCGAGAAACATGGCTTCAAGGTCGAGGTGCTGGAATACCACGACGGCGAAGAAGCGGGCATCAAGTCGGCGACTCTGCTGATCAAGGGCGAAAACGCCTATGGCTGGCTGAAGACCGAATCCGGTGTTCACCGGCTGGTACGGATCTCGCCCTATGACAGCAACGCCCGCCGTCATACCAGCTTCTCCAGCGCCTGGGTCTATCCGGTGATCGACGACAGCATCGAAATCGATGTGAACGAAAGCGATTGCCGTATCGATACCTACCGGGCCTCCGGTGCGGGCGGACAGCACGTCAACACGACGGATTCGGCCGTGCGTATCACGCACCAGCCGACCGGGATCGTGGTCCAGTGCCAGTCGGAGCGTTCGCAACACAAGAACCGGGCAACCGCCTGGGGCATGCTGAAGGCGCGGCTCTACGAAGCCGAGCTGAAAAAGCGGGAGGAAGCGGCCAATGCAGAGGCGGCTTCCAAGACCGACATCGGCTGGGGACACCAGATCCGCTCCTACGTCCTGCAGCCCTATCAGCTGGTCAAGGACCTGCGCACGGGGGTCGAAAGCACGTCGCCGGGCGATGTGCTGGACGGAGACCTTGATGCG carries:
- a CDS encoding N-acetylmuramoyl-L-alanine amidase encodes the protein MSGGRLLRRLAMVLALLAAAISAQAGPAVAEADKPVVTGARVAGDESRTRFVLDMDRQVTPVISGLPSPYRLIIDLPEVTFSLPADAGKEGRGLVGDWRFGLFATGKSRVVMDLTGPVKVDKTFFLPAVDDQPARLVVDLVRSSAKDFDAFVESSKVKKSAQVTKPAPKSDRLTDPKEKDKPLIVLDPGHGGIDSGATGVHGALEKAIVLDFANLLKAKLDESGLYTVELTRDDDTFVPLSRRVEIGHELEADLFISIHADSVRRGQKFARGATVYTISDKASDQLSEDLAVSENMSDVIAGVDLDEEPTDVTDILLDLARRETRSFSVYFARSLVSELESAVRLINNPHRSAGFRVLKAHDVPSVLVELGYLSNEHDEKLLISDEWRERMASAMTEAVHGFFRPRLARQQEAPSQ
- a CDS encoding penicillin-binding protein 1A, with the protein product MVKFFGYLFGIGAVFALLIAAGVWMYLQTLSEDLPDYTALKNYEPPVMTRVHAADGSLMAEYATQRRMFLPIQAIPDRVKQAFIAAEDKNFYKHIGVDPEGIARAVVRLVQNYGSGRRPEGASTITQQVAKNFLLSDLVSEERQRRSAAYERKVKEAILSLRIEQAYTKDEILELYLNEIYFGFGAYGVAAASLIYFDKSVHELTLEEIAYMAALPKGPSNYHPYRKTEAAIARRNYVLDRMMADGYISTEDGEEAKQKPIVVKPRETGSRLFAAEYFTEEVRREVADIFGDKRLYEGGLSVRSTLDPEMQKLARKSLMDGLIDFDHKRGSWRGPVDRITLGADWGVDLAKVEALSDIPEWQLAVVLESGSDQAQVGIQPKNLVSGKLSDERQTGALFLETMKWARVNGRAPGSVSDVLAPGDVVYVQESDVAPGTFELRQIPKVSGALVAMDPYTGRVLALVGGFSFAQSEFNRATQAYRQPGSSFKPFLYAAALDNGYTPSSVIMDAPLEISQGPGLGTWRPQNYGGKFYGPSTLRTGIELSRNVMTVRLAQDMGMPLVAEYAKRFGIYDNMLPVLSMSLGAGETTVLRLTTAYATIANGGKKVRPTLIDRIQDRYGRTIYKHDSRICDGCTQDIWEGQGEPSLIDDREQVLDPMTAYQITSMMEGVVQRGTATRVRAVGRPVAGKTGTTNDEKDAWFMGFTPDLAVGVFVGYDNPKPMGRGATGGQVAAPIFVNFVKQALAEKPPVEFRVPKGLQLIAINRRTGQRAAPGTPGAILEAFKPGMAPNDSYSVIDFQSSMGVPTAVSPEAAGAVFNGTSGLY
- the prfB gene encoding peptide chain release factor 2 (programmed frameshift), which encodes MRAEMEAIVDEIKQAISLLRRHLDWDQALVRLDELNALSEDPDLWNDPGKAQKLMRERQQLDDGISGVRELEQDLSDNVELIELGEMEDDKSVVEDAEAALRGLKDKVNKLQLQSLLSGEADANDTYLEINSGAGGTESQDWASMLLRMYRRWAEKHGFKVEVLEYHDGEEAGIKSATLLIKGENAYGWLKTESGVHRLVRISPYDSNARRHTSFSSAWVYPVIDDSIEIDVNESDCRIDTYRASGAGGQHVNTTDSAVRITHQPTGIVVQCQSERSQHKNRATAWGMLKARLYEAELKKREEAANAEAASKTDIGWGHQIRSYVLQPYQLVKDLRTGVESTSPGDVLDGDLDAFMEAALAQRVFGGDPVEVEDVE